A region from the Myxococcus stipitatus genome encodes:
- a CDS encoding tyrosine-protein phosphatase: MSGFVDLHCHLLPGVDDGARSLEDALEMARALVSLGFSTVAPSPHARPEYAPVDVVEARLGELGDALARERIPLTLGRNAENVLDEAFLRGLGTPAARMLGAGRYVLVELPYTAPVPALPDILFRIRTKGIVPLIAHPERCLEFERKGRAEEAVRAGALLQLDVGALTGRYGGAAKKLSRAFLDAGLYAVAATDLHGPVGAREWVGRAMEELDRRAGERAFARLLRDTPARLLAGESLESDQD; the protein is encoded by the coding sequence GTGAGCGGCTTCGTCGACCTGCATTGCCACCTGCTCCCAGGCGTCGATGACGGCGCGCGGAGCCTCGAGGATGCGCTGGAGATGGCTCGGGCCCTGGTGTCGCTGGGCTTCTCCACCGTGGCTCCCAGCCCCCATGCGCGCCCCGAGTACGCGCCCGTGGACGTGGTCGAGGCCCGCCTGGGCGAGTTGGGGGACGCGCTGGCGCGCGAGCGCATCCCGCTGACGCTCGGACGCAACGCGGAGAACGTGCTGGACGAGGCGTTCCTGCGGGGGCTGGGCACTCCGGCCGCGCGCATGCTGGGAGCGGGGCGCTACGTCCTGGTGGAGCTGCCCTACACCGCGCCGGTGCCCGCGCTGCCGGACATCCTGTTCCGCATCCGGACCAAGGGCATCGTCCCGCTCATCGCGCACCCGGAGCGCTGCCTGGAGTTCGAGCGGAAGGGCCGCGCCGAGGAGGCCGTGCGCGCCGGGGCGCTCCTGCAACTCGACGTGGGGGCGCTGACGGGCCGCTACGGTGGGGCGGCGAAGAAGCTGTCCCGGGCCTTCCTGGACGCGGGGCTGTACGCCGTCGCGGCCACGGACCTGCATGGGCCGGTGGGGGCGCGGGAATGGGTGGGGCGGGCGATGGAGGAGCTGGACCGCAGGGCAGGGGAGAGGGCCTTCGCCCGTCTGCTCCGGGACACCCCCGCGAGACTGTTGGCTGGAGAGTCGCTGGAGTCCGACCAGGACTGA
- a CDS encoding DNA gyrase inhibitor YacG gives MSTATCPICQKPVPPRAENTSFPFCSRRCRAVDLGRWLGEEYRVPDRHADESEDELPPTRHPDRQAGDA, from the coding sequence ATGAGCACTGCCACGTGTCCCATCTGTCAGAAGCCGGTGCCTCCCCGTGCCGAGAACACCTCGTTTCCGTTCTGCTCCCGGCGGTGCCGGGCGGTGGACCTGGGGCGCTGGCTGGGCGAGGAGTACCGGGTGCCCGACCGTCACGCCGACGAGTCGGAGGATGAGCTGCCGCCCACCCGCCATCCCGACCGGCAGGCCGGGGACGCGTGA
- a CDS encoding lysylphosphatidylglycerol synthase transmembrane domain-containing protein, whose product MKRAVKLIASVLVTVLFLWWAFRDTDWDTQLASLKSANYLWLIPYFVCLTCIHVARTLRWGCLLSGLERVPFRKLNEASGIGFMMLLVLPFRLGEFARPFLIAQRSSIRRSAAMTSVVLERIVDGLFVAASMRVLLFFVPNETAEVRYVKLGSWLMFAVFGGGLVFLLFGLWQQARTVRLVRSTVGRFAPALADKVADIVDTFVGAMRQLPDGRQVALFFLYTVVYWGVNGFGMMILANAFDCSSAATGAACQPMSLTLFQAYVVLCVLVVGVMIPAAPGMMGTFQAACKVGLSLFLPAAVVNAGGLAYANVLWFAQTAQQILFGLVLMSLGHMSFRDIAGKLDKEGEAAAPTA is encoded by the coding sequence GTGAAACGCGCCGTCAAGCTCATCGCCAGCGTCCTGGTCACCGTCCTCTTCCTCTGGTGGGCCTTCCGGGACACCGACTGGGACACCCAGCTCGCGAGCCTCAAGTCCGCGAACTACCTCTGGCTGATTCCCTACTTCGTGTGCCTGACGTGCATCCACGTCGCGCGGACGCTGCGTTGGGGCTGCCTGCTGTCGGGGCTCGAGCGGGTGCCCTTCCGCAAACTCAACGAGGCGTCCGGCATCGGCTTCATGATGCTGCTGGTGCTGCCCTTCCGGCTGGGGGAGTTCGCTCGCCCCTTCCTCATCGCGCAGCGCAGCTCCATCCGGCGCAGCGCGGCGATGACGTCGGTGGTGCTCGAGCGCATCGTCGACGGCCTCTTCGTCGCCGCGTCCATGCGCGTGCTGCTCTTCTTCGTCCCCAACGAGACGGCGGAGGTGCGCTACGTCAAGCTGGGGTCGTGGCTGATGTTCGCGGTGTTCGGCGGCGGACTCGTCTTCCTGCTGTTCGGCCTGTGGCAGCAGGCGCGCACCGTGCGGCTGGTGCGCTCGACGGTGGGGCGCTTCGCGCCGGCGCTGGCCGACAAGGTCGCGGACATCGTGGACACCTTCGTGGGCGCGATGCGGCAGCTGCCCGACGGCCGGCAGGTGGCCCTCTTCTTCCTCTACACGGTGGTGTACTGGGGCGTGAACGGGTTCGGGATGATGATCCTCGCCAACGCGTTCGACTGCTCCTCGGCCGCCACGGGCGCCGCGTGCCAGCCCATGAGCCTGACGCTGTTCCAGGCCTACGTGGTGCTGTGCGTGCTGGTGGTCGGGGTGATGATCCCCGCGGCGCCGGGGATGATGGGGACCTTCCAGGCGGCCTGCAAGGTGGGGCTCAGCCTTTTCCTGCCGGCGGCGGTGGTGAACGCCGGCGGCCTGGCCTACGCGAACGTGCTGTGGTTCGCGCAGACGGCGCAGCAGATCCTCTTCGGCCTCGTCCTCATGTCCCTGGGGCACATGTCCTTCCGGGACATCGCGGGCAAGCTGGACAAGGAAGGCGAGGCCGCGGCGCCCACCGCGTGA
- a CDS encoding NAD(P)H-quinone oxidoreductase yields the protein MEVLRITRPGGPDVLATDERPDPVPGPSDLLVRVRATALNRADLLQVRGHYPAPPDVAPDVPGLEYAGEVVAVGPRARRFKVGDRVMGLVGGGAWADLLVTHEREALPMPEGFDFTDAAALPEVYLTAYDALVLQGGLRAGETVLIHAVASGVGSAAALLCQASGARVVGTGRNAAKLARASEWGVARTVLCEASPPRFADAVREETGGRGADLCLDLVGGDYVPETLEALAPQGHLLLVGLVAGARVDVDLGTLLRKRLRLTATVLRSRPPEEKMALAQSAQRHLLPLFRSGALRPVVDAVLPREQLREGLERMARNDSVGKLVVRWA from the coding sequence ATGGAGGTCCTCCGCATCACCCGCCCCGGCGGCCCGGACGTGCTCGCCACCGACGAGCGCCCAGACCCCGTGCCCGGCCCTTCCGACCTCCTCGTCCGCGTGCGCGCCACCGCGCTCAACCGCGCGGACCTGCTCCAGGTCCGCGGCCACTACCCCGCCCCACCCGACGTCGCGCCGGACGTCCCCGGCCTCGAGTACGCGGGCGAGGTGGTGGCGGTGGGCCCGCGCGCCCGGCGCTTCAAGGTGGGCGACCGCGTCATGGGACTCGTCGGCGGAGGAGCCTGGGCCGACCTGCTCGTCACCCACGAGCGCGAGGCCCTCCCCATGCCGGAGGGGTTCGACTTCACCGACGCGGCGGCCCTGCCCGAGGTCTACCTCACCGCCTACGACGCCCTCGTCCTCCAGGGGGGCCTGCGGGCCGGGGAGACGGTGCTCATCCACGCGGTGGCCAGCGGCGTGGGCTCGGCCGCGGCGCTCTTGTGCCAGGCCAGCGGCGCGCGCGTGGTGGGTACGGGCCGCAACGCGGCCAAGCTCGCCCGGGCCTCCGAATGGGGCGTCGCCCGGACGGTCCTCTGCGAGGCCTCCCCACCGCGCTTCGCGGACGCCGTGCGCGAGGAGACGGGGGGCCGGGGCGCCGACCTGTGCCTCGACCTGGTGGGGGGCGACTATGTCCCGGAGACGCTGGAGGCGCTCGCCCCCCAGGGCCACCTGCTGCTGGTGGGCCTGGTCGCCGGCGCCCGCGTGGACGTCGACCTGGGCACGCTGCTGCGCAAGCGGCTGCGCCTCACCGCCACCGTGCTGCGCAGCCGCCCCCCCGAGGAGAAGATGGCCCTGGCCCAGAGCGCGCAGCGCCACCTGCTCCCGCTGTTCCGCTCCGGCGCCCTCAGGCCCGTCGTGGACGCGGTCCTCCCCCGGGAGCAGCTGCGCGAGGGCCTGGAGCGCATGGCTCGCAACGACTCGGTGGGCAAGCTGGTGGTGCGCTGGGCTTGA
- a CDS encoding ribbon-helix-helix domain-containing protein, producing the protein MQDGNASPLNPELSPSAVGSEATVDARGPEADIVSTHVLVPEEQVQKLRELARRTRIHQSEYLREAVEDLLGKYGRAPAKPEGNS; encoded by the coding sequence ATGCAGGATGGAAACGCCAGTCCCCTGAACCCCGAACTGTCGCCGTCCGCGGTGGGCAGCGAGGCGACCGTCGACGCGCGCGGTCCCGAGGCCGACATCGTCTCCACCCACGTCCTCGTCCCCGAGGAGCAGGTGCAGAAGCTTCGCGAGCTGGCCCGCCGCACCCGCATCCACCAGAGCGAGTACCTGCGCGAGGCCGTGGAGGACCTGCTCGGCAAGTACGGCCGCGCCCCGGCCAAGCCCGAGGGCAACTCGTGA